A single genomic interval of Spirosoma linguale DSM 74 harbors:
- a CDS encoding transcriptional regulator, LysR family (PFAM: LysR substrate-binding; regulatory protein LysR~KEGG: ade:Adeh_2212 LysR family transcriptional regulator) gives MLSVAMELRQLRYFVEVAQELHYRRAAGRLFVSQPALSQQIKLLEDELGVELFVRSRRAVQRKVELTDAGQVLLKEARQLLQLSQQAIEATRRAGLQQPIRMGVFKTLLRSRIVDVMTLLSERVPQVTVKLVELPSFLAVQQALIDNTIDLGLTILPLQFSGLSAIPFTKSSISVLLPRHHALARLDSLSLAQLQHESWVEIPAPLNPVFESVEWLCRQAGYQRHIAQEVTSLDLLAELVQLGKGVALIPSHFNVSQLAGVVAIPLVNQQNSPYVELELQHVMAYLSSNSSPAIVALGQQMQLGA, from the coding sequence ATGTTATCAGTAGCTATGGAATTACGTCAGCTTCGTTACTTCGTTGAAGTCGCGCAGGAACTGCATTACAGACGGGCCGCTGGTCGGCTTTTTGTTTCTCAGCCAGCCCTCAGTCAGCAGATAAAATTGCTGGAAGACGAACTGGGGGTGGAGCTGTTTGTCCGGAGCCGACGAGCTGTTCAGCGGAAAGTAGAGCTGACCGACGCGGGCCAAGTACTTTTAAAAGAGGCTCGTCAGTTACTTCAACTAAGTCAGCAGGCTATAGAGGCTACCCGGCGGGCAGGGTTGCAGCAACCAATTCGGATGGGTGTTTTCAAGACGTTGCTTCGGAGCCGTATTGTCGATGTGATGACGCTGTTGTCGGAGCGGGTTCCGCAGGTGACCGTCAAACTGGTTGAATTACCTTCTTTTCTGGCGGTGCAGCAGGCACTGATTGATAACACGATCGATTTGGGGCTTACCATTCTGCCGCTGCAGTTTTCTGGTCTATCGGCTATTCCATTCACCAAAAGCTCCATATCCGTACTGTTGCCCCGGCATCATGCACTGGCCCGGCTGGACAGCCTTTCGCTGGCTCAGTTACAGCACGAATCATGGGTTGAAATTCCAGCCCCACTCAACCCGGTCTTCGAATCGGTTGAGTGGCTTTGCCGACAGGCGGGTTACCAGCGGCATATTGCGCAGGAAGTAACGTCGCTCGATTTGCTGGCCGAACTGGTGCAGCTTGGTAAGGGCGTAGCGCTGATCCCGTCTCATTTCAACGTGAGTCAGTTGGCGGGTGTGGTCGCTATACCCCTGGTTAATCAACAGAATAGCCCTTATGTGGAACTGGAACTCCAGCATGTGATGGCGTATTTATCAAGCAATTCGTCGCCAGCGATTGTTGCGCTTGGGCAGCAAATGCAACTTGGCGCGTAG
- a CDS encoding monooxygenase FAD-binding protein (PFAM: monooxygenase FAD-binding~KEGG: bja:bll2502 hypothetical protein), translated as MKVLIIGGGIGGLTTALSLHQAGFEVSVYESVPQIKPLGVGINLLPHCVRVLTNLGLAEKLADIAVETQDLRYYNKHGQLFWDEPRGRHAGYLWPQFSVHRGNFQQLLVEEVLRVIGKDAIRAGHHLASFDQTADGVTATFIDRATGKQLGQATGDVLVGCDGIHSVVRHNLYPEEANPCFSGNVLYRGTTSMAPFLTSRSMVMIGHLKQKMVVYPIGNVDGNGKQLVNWVANLREESTQMTVRDWNRQADQARLVDIYKDWRFDWLDVPAMIAGAKAVYEFPMSDRDPLPKWSFGRSTLLGDAAHPMYPIGSNGASQAILDAEALTQALVEAATVFDALERYERQRIPATTQVVLQNRQKGPDQIMDMMEEAAPNGFKHPADAIPYEDLKAVMDRYRQIAGFDRETLNQKA; from the coding sequence ATGAAAGTTCTTATTATTGGCGGAGGCATTGGCGGGTTAACCACTGCTCTAAGCCTGCATCAGGCCGGTTTCGAGGTGAGTGTCTATGAATCGGTGCCGCAGATCAAACCCCTTGGCGTGGGCATCAACCTGCTTCCCCACTGTGTACGGGTACTGACAAACCTGGGACTGGCCGAAAAACTGGCCGATATTGCCGTTGAAACGCAGGATTTACGGTATTATAATAAACACGGGCAACTTTTCTGGGACGAACCCAGGGGTCGTCATGCCGGTTATTTATGGCCGCAGTTTTCGGTACATCGCGGAAATTTCCAGCAACTTCTCGTGGAGGAAGTGCTGCGGGTTATCGGTAAAGACGCCATTCGTGCCGGTCATCATCTTGCCTCGTTCGACCAAACCGCCGATGGCGTTACGGCCACGTTCATCGACCGGGCCACGGGCAAACAGCTTGGTCAGGCTACCGGCGATGTACTGGTTGGATGCGACGGCATTCATTCGGTGGTGCGTCACAACCTTTACCCTGAAGAAGCAAACCCCTGCTTTTCAGGCAATGTACTGTATCGGGGTACGACCAGCATGGCTCCTTTCCTGACGAGCCGGTCGATGGTCATGATCGGCCATCTGAAGCAGAAAATGGTCGTTTACCCAATTGGTAACGTAGACGGGAACGGTAAACAGCTCGTCAACTGGGTCGCTAATTTGCGGGAAGAAAGTACGCAAATGACCGTCCGTGACTGGAACCGGCAAGCCGATCAGGCCCGGCTCGTAGATATCTACAAAGACTGGCGGTTCGACTGGCTTGATGTTCCGGCCATGATTGCGGGGGCTAAAGCCGTGTATGAGTTCCCCATGTCGGATCGCGACCCGTTACCTAAATGGTCATTCGGTCGGAGCACACTACTGGGCGATGCCGCTCACCCGATGTATCCCATAGGCTCCAATGGTGCGTCGCAGGCTATTCTGGACGCCGAAGCGTTAACCCAGGCACTGGTTGAGGCAGCCACTGTCTTTGACGCCCTCGAACGCTATGAGCGGCAGCGCATACCGGCAACGACTCAGGTCGTTTTGCAAAACCGGCAGAAAGGTCCCGACCAGATCATGGATATGATGGAGGAGGCCGCACCCAATGGCTTTAAGCACCCGGCTGACGCCATTCCCTACGAAGACCTAAAAGCCGTTATGGACCGATACCGTCAGATCGCCGGATTTGACCGAGAGACGCTGAACCAAAAAGCCTAG